CCCTGTCAATCCGCCGGCAAGAAGCGCACCTCCGGAAACCAGATTCGCTGTCTGGAGAGTCATAAATTTCACACGCGTCAGGTAGACAGAGAGCCAGGCAGCCATGCCTCCCAAAACAAATGTCACGGCGGCCTGGACCACAAACGACAGCATAACGGGTTTCTGGAGCATTCCCCGCCAGATGGAAAGGGGAAGAGGATCGGACAAACCGGCAATCTCGGTTTTTTGAAACGCTCGATAGAGGAGATAGGACAGAAGAAATCCGGGAAAAACGGGCAATAAAAGTGCGTGCTGAAAATCAGACTGATGGGAAAAGACCCCTCCCAGAGCAAACCCCAAGGCCGAACCAGCCGGGATGGCTGCATAAAAGATTCCGAGACCCATCCCTTCTCCCCGGATCCTCGAAAAAGGGCTTTTTAACAGTAAAACGGGACCGATAGTGGTCAAAACAGCTTCTCCCCCCCCGGTCAGCATCCGCCCCAGAAAAAGCCAGGCGAGATCAGGGGCAACCCCTGTCAAAGCCATCCCCGCAGAAAAGGTGACAATCCCCCCCGCCAGGAGCTTTCCGGCCGGCACCCTTTGGAGAAGGGTCCCGGAAAACGGAGCGACCAGAACATACACAAGAGTGAAAGAGGAGGCCAGAAAACCGAGCATCAGGTCGGACAATCCAAACCGAACCCGAAAAAGGGGAAAGAGGGAAAGAAACAATTGACGGTCCAGATAATTGATGACATTCGAAAAGAGCAGCAGAAGAGCAAGGGCGGGACGATTTATCGTTTCAGGAAGGAGGGCAGGAGGTTTCGACAACGCCGGATTCTTCTTTCATGGAGTGAAACAGGGACCGGTTTCGAATCAGGTAAATGACGATGATCACATTCAGGCAAAATGCCCCCAGACGAAACCATGAGAAGTGCTCGTGGATTGCGTATACTTCAAAAGGAATCAGGGCCGAAATTTCCACTATGGTCATGTATTCCGCCCATCGGAAACGTCTGTGGAGACCCCAGGCAACGAGGTAATTGACCAGCCCGTAAAGGATGCCTCCCACCGAAATCATTTTCAGCATGTTTGGGGAAATCAGCCCCGCTTCGCGGAGAAGTTTTCCAGTCCAGGCATTGTCCACATCCAGATTGAAATTCTGGGAGAGGTGAACGAGAATGGCAGACAGATTGACGTGGATCAGGCTTAACCCCCCTATTCCCAGGACGATGGCGAGGGTCCCTTTCGCAATCCTCTCAAGGATGATGTATTTTAGGAAAAGGGGGGATTTGTGTTTGAAAATCATTGGGGAATTCTATCAGAGGGAACATCCGGTGTCGAACGAACCCGATCTGCGGAAGGAACGTCCGGGCTTGGCCGTGAGGTCCTGCATGATGTTCTGGCCATTTTTCGTGGGTTTGACGATTCTCTCTTCCTCCGCATACGGAGAAGATCTTCCCGGATTGCATCTCCGGCTTCCGGACCATATTCAGTCGGGAGAAGACTGGCCCCTGCGGATAACGTTTGATCATGCCCCTCCGGAAAACACGTTCTACAGACTTTTCGTCAAGATTGACGGAACCCCTGTCGCGTTTTCCGATCTTTCCCGTGGCCGCCAGACAACGATCAACATTCCGGCAACACACTCCGGCCGCCACCGGCTCTCCCTGACCTGGAAAAACCCCCCGGGAGGAAAAGCGATCGTGATTCGCCGAATATTCCAGGTTCCCGGCCGTTAAAGTTTTCCCGAATCGAAAGAATTTTTTATGAGCTCATTGTAGAATGTGCATTATTCACTGAAGGAGGGAAATCCGCATGCGACCAATTTCCAGAAGAAAAACTGGAGGGGGAACAACCGGAAAATTTCGGGGTCTGGGAGGACTTCTCCTGAGTCTCGGGCTCTTTTTCCTCGCCTCCTGCTCAACAGGTCCCCAGCCGCCTGTTTTTATCGATATGCCGCCGGGATTGACCTTTCCATCCGTTTCCGGAAACTCCGGAGAACCTGTTCCCGTCGCTGTACTCCCTGTCAAGCTTCGAGGGGACAGCCACAACGTCGGAATCCTGTTTCATGCAACGGGAGGGACGTCCCCCCTTCTTGTCAATCAATCCCTGAAAAAAAGCGTGTTGAAATCCCTGAAGGCTGTGCTGAAATCAAACGGATACAAACCGTACGATGCCTCCTCGGAGCATCACGAACTGATTGTCCGCATGGAAGTCGTCTCGTTTGAAGACCGGATCCGGGCCAATCTTCTCCACGTCCGGCAGAAAGCTGTCCTGAAATGCCGGTATATTCTCATTCGTCAATCAGGAGAAAAAAGCACCCGTATCGTCAAGACCAGCAAACGTGAAGAATCCCCCACCCCCGCAGCCGTCTTTGACCAGAAGTCTGCCGGAAAACTCCTGGAGAAACTCCTGAAATCGTCTCTTGAAAAAGACTTGATACCGACGCTGAACGACCTTGTGAAACAGGAGTCATGAATTGACCAATCAGTTCAAACCCATGAACAATGTCGTTGCCATACTCGTGACGATCGCTTTTGCAATTGTTTTTTTCATCCTGTTCATGCTCATCCCTGAACCGGAAAACAAAAAGGCCTCTTCTCCCGCCGGCCAAACGTCCGGAAATGCCCGCGCATTTCCCTCCGGGTTGACAGGGGAAGTCCTGTTCGACAGAGCCTGCAGCCAATGCCACACCCCCCCGCCTCTGACTCACCGTTCCCCGGAGGACTGGAGAATCCTGGTGCTGAAAATGAACCGCAACATGCAGCAAACCGGAAAAAATTACCTGACTCCGGAGGAAATACAGCCGGTCGTGGACTATATTCTCTCCCATCAAAAACCTGCCTGATCTACCCCTGCTAGAGTGGAAGGGGCTCCCGGGAGAACCCCTTCCACCCCCCACGGTGGTCAATCCCTTTTGAAAGCAGCATGACCTTGAACGCCTCCCCCATTCGAAGAGGGTGTATCAAAGTGACCATTGCGGCCTTTTCTTCAGGAGAAAACTGCTCATCCCCCAACCACTCTTCGATTCCCAGATTCATCAGGTAATGCATCTGGTCCGAAAACCCTTCCAGGCGCATTCCCAGCATTGTGGCTTTTCTTGCCAGAAGCGGAAAATCCACATGCACTGTCATATCGATTGACCCCGGATCGGCCTGGGTCACATCTTCAACAAGAGCATGTTTCCGATACCCCATCAGGCTTCCTTTTTCCCTCTTCGGGGAAAACCTCTCCCGGGCCGTGTCTCCATAATCAATCCAGAGCATGAAGCCGTTCCCGAGAAATCGATAAAGGTCTTCCACGACGGTGCAAAGATCGGCCTGCACCTCCCATTCAAACCCTTCCGGGTAATCCCAGGCGGTGGAGTGGACACCTTCTGTCAAAGAAGGGGTTGAAAGCTCTCCTTCCACCTCGATGTCTTTTCCGGAGCCATCCTTTTCAATGTAGATTTCTGAAAAAGAATCTCCCTTTCGCCGAAGACGATGGACCGGCAAGGCATCAAGGAACTCATTTCCCAGGATCACCCCGTCAATGGGATCCCTCCCTGACAGTTCCCCCGGCCGTATCCATTCCGGCGGGTGATCCAAAGGGATGGAGGACAGTTTTTCCTTCTGCTTTTTGACCAGCACGGGACTGATCTCGTAGAGGATCGGCCGGACCCGACGAGCAAGCTGCGGTGCGGACAGGCGGAGACTGACAAGGAGATCGCGCATCAGAGTTCCATTGCCTGGACCGGTTTCCATCAGGTAAAATTGTTCCGGGTGACCGAGAACAGCATCGATCTCGACAATTTGCCGGGAAAGCAAAAGGGCAAAAGCCGGGCTGAGTTCCGGAGCCGTGTAAAAGTCTCCCCGGGAAAACCCGATACGGGCGTTTCTTGTATAGTACCCCCCCGTTGGATCGGACAAGGCACGGGCCATATAGTCCCGAAATGTCATGCGTTGCACGATCTCCCCCTCAAAGGAAACAGGTCTGGTCTGCCATGATGATTATCCGTCTTTTTCTCCTGATTCTTTTTATTCCCATCCTGGCCCTTGTCTTGCGCCGGATCGGAAAAACATTCCAGATCCGCCCGATCCCTTCCGAACCTCTGAAAACCGTCCGTGACCCGATTTGCCAGACTTTTCTGGATCCCTCATCTCCCCTGGTCCTCTCCGAAACGGAAGAAAACTCTACCGGACGGGTCTATTTCTGCAGTGTTCAGTGCCAGTCCAAATATCACCTTTTGCACGAAAAACCTTCCTGACCTGATGACGGCCCCTCCCGATCTCCAGACGTTTCGCTCCGATCTCATTCCGCGTCTCCACACTCTCCTTGAGGAACTGCAACCCTTCGCTCTTTTTGAATCCAGTGACAATCCGCTTCCTCCCCCTCCGAGTGAACAACCTGAATTTCTCCTTGCCGTTGGAAAGGCCTCCAAGGGGATGGCAGAAGCTTTGGCAGAAAAACGCTCGATTCCTCCGGACAGAGTTCTGGTGATCCTTCCTTCCGGTTATTCATGCCCTGAACGGTATGGATGGAAAACCGGCAATCATCCGGACCCGGGAGAAGACAGCCTGATCGCTGCAAAAGCAGCGCTGGATTTTGTGGAGAACATCCCCCCGGGGGGTGTTCTTCTTTTTGCGCTTTCTGGCGGCACGTCAAGTCTGCTTTGTAAGCCGGCCCATGGGATCTCTCTGACCCAGAAAAAAAATCTGATCAGCTTGCTGATGCGAAAGGGAGCGCCCATTCATATCCTGAATACGGTCAGAATTCATCTTTCCTTGATCAAGGGGGGAGAGCTCCTGAGAAATTTCCGGGGGCAACATGTGCATACCGTTCTTCTTTCCGATGTACCCTGTCAGTCCGCCGGAATTGTCGGATCCGGCCCGACTGTGTTTTTTCAGAGAAACGGAAAAAAAACACTCTCCATTTTGGAGAAATGGCTGGACCCCGAAGACATTCCGGATTGCGTGAGACAGCATTTGGACACTCTCCCTGCTCTCTCACCTCCTCCACTGTCCATGGAACCTCTTCATGTCCTGGGGGATTCCGGGGTGGTTCTCAAAAAAGCCTCCGAAGTGTTGTCTTTTTCAGGTCACCGGATTCACTGTCTCACGCATTGCCTGACCGGAGAGTCCCGCGCCCAGGGTGAAAAAATAGGGTCTCACATCCGCAACGTCGCGGAAAGGGAACCGGGAAACCATCTTTTTCTGGCCTCCGGCGAATGCACTGTGACACTTGGAAAAACGCACGGGCACGGCGGTCGCACGCTGGAACTTGGTATCGCTTGCGGTCTCTCGCTGAAAAAATACAAGACCATTGTCGGCGCTCTCGCAACCGATGGCATGGATGGAAATTCGGGTTATTCCGGGGTTCTTCTGGAAAGTTCTCTCTTCCGTCAAAAGGAAAAGGAAAAAAAAGCACTTCTCTGTCTCGAAACACACAACACGGCTTCCCTTGTTCACGAAGAAGAGATTGGACTGTCCTTCGGTCCAAGCGGCACGAATCTGAACGATCTTCTGTTCGTTTACCTTTTCCCGTCCATGGAGGACTTGCGAACATGAAAAACATTCTTCTGTTGTTGTTTCTTCCTGTCTCATACTTTGTTTTCCTGCCACTCTCCTTTGCCCACGCACAAGACGAATATCCCGTCGCATACTGGGGACAAAAGCATGTTCAGGAAGCGTTGCTTCTCCACCGGAATCTCTCTCCCGGGGATTTTCTTGTTTCCTGCCGGAAAGCAAAGCTTTACCGCTCTTCGTCTCACCCTCTGTCCGGCAACCTTAAAGCAGCCTGGAACGACTTTTCGCGCAGAAAAACCCGTTTAAGATATTGTCAGTCCCAACCTGGAAGAACATGGTACCTTCTCGGTGAAGCCCCCTATTTTATGCTGCCCGAAAATCCGGGATCCCACAAATAAAGCATTGTCGGACCACTTTTTGTCAGCATCCCCGCAAGACGTCCCGCGCTTGCCATCGGACTATCGGCCGGGCTTTCACTTCCAAAAATACCCGTCGCCGCCAGAAAAGGCTCCCGATACCGGATCACTTCGAATTCCTTCACATGCATCAGCCTTTTCAGGTGACGAATCAGATCGTCCCGATACCCGATGCGGTCGACAAGATGATTTTTCAGAGCCTGTCTTGCGGTGAAAATTCTCCCGTCGGCCAGAGGCTTCAGTATATCCGGAGCGATTTGTCGATTCCGGGATACGATGTCGAAAAACTGGGTGTAAAGGTCTGAAATCAGTCCCTGAAACAGGCTCCTGTCCTTGTCTGTCATCGGCTTGAGCGGCGAACCCATCTCTTTCTCGGCACCACTCGACAAGGTTCGGTCTTCGACCCCGATTTTTTTCATCAGACCTGTGACCCCGACATTAAAGATAACAACCCCGATACTGCCGACAACACTTGTTGGATGGGTCCAGACCTCATCCGCCGCAACGGATACATAGTAGGCCCCCGAAGCTCCCATATCTCCGATCATCGCCATGACAGGAATACCGGATTTCTGCTTGAATTCCCGTACAAGATGGTAGACGCGGTCGGAGGCCGTCACTGAACCACCAGCGCTGTCGATCAGAAGAACAATCCCCCGGACTCTGGGATCCTCTGCGGCCTTTCTTAGCGTTGCCCGTATTCTGGTGACGGTATCATCCCTCCCGCCCAGGAAAGGGAGTCCCCTGCTTGTCTGGTCCCCGATAAAGCCGTTGATCGGGACGAGAAGTAATTTGTCCCTGGCCCCCATCCCTGACAAAACTGTTTCCTGTAAACCCTTTTCCGTTGGAAAAAGATTCACGCTGATACAGGAAGTCAGGGAAATGGTCATCAAGACGGCCAAAACACTTGCGGGCATCCAGCCCATCCTTTTTTTCATGAGAATTCCTCTCCTCCATCCTTCTGGCGCTTTTGTCTCACGACCTGTTTCCACCCGGGAGGAGATCAGGACCGGAAATTGATGAACTGGAGGTCGTATTTGAAATCCTTTGATTTTAAAATGGAAATGACCGTCTGGAGATCGTCCTTCGACTTTCCTGTCACACGGACCGAATCTCCCTGGATCTGGGCTTGGACTTTAAGCTTTGATGCCTTGATCTCCTTGACAATCTCTTTTGCGGCGTCCGTGGACAATCCTTGTTTAAATCGGATCCGCTGCCGAACTTTTCCCCCCAGAGATTCTTCCACTTTCTGACGGTCGAGATTCTTGAGAGAAATCCCCCTGCGAATACATTTGGAATCAAGAATTTCATTGACTGCAGACAGCTTATGGGTATCCGGCGCATTCAAGACGAGCTCTTCCTTCTCCCACTCCACCTGTGCACCCGTCGCCTTCAGGTCAAATCGGTTCTGGATCTCCTTATTTGCCTGATCTACGGCATTTTTGGCTTCCTGCATATCCACATTGGACACAACATCAAACGATGAATCGCTTGCCATTTTTCCCCCTCTTCATGAAAGCATGCTGTCTCAAAAGGTATCGTCCTCCCCTTTCGCTCTTCATGGACATATCGGGAAAAGAAAACCATTTTTCATCATATTACATTCCGGGAGTCTCCATATTAAAAAGTTTCGCCGCCAAGTAGATCATTCCGGTGCCAAAGCATCCGAGTGCCAGCGCATCGATTGAAAATGCGAAATGGTGCGCACCCAGCAAGATTCCCCGAAGCAGATCCACGCCGTAAGTCAAAGGGTCCGCCAGGACGGCGACAGACAGCCATTTTGGGAGCCCGTTTAACGGAAACATCGCCCCCGATAAAAAATAGAGCGGCAGGATAATAAAGTTCAACAGAACCATGAACCCCTGGCTGGAAGACATTCTTGCAGAAAGAGCGATTCCCATCGCTGTTTGGGCCAATCCTATGAAAAGCATGATCAAAAGAGCCAGAAGAAACTGACCGATCGTCAATCGAATCTTGAAGGCCGGAAACAGGGCAAACAAGAGAAGCGCCTGGAGCAGGCTGTTGGTGCTGCCACCGAGAACTTTTCCCAGAACAACGGCCGTCCTCGATAGAGGAGCTACGAGGACTTCCTTGAGGAACCCGACCTCCCTGTCCCAGACAACGGCTATCCCCGCAAAAGAAGCTGTAAAGAGAATACTCATGGCCAGAATTCCAGGGAAAATAAACTGCTGATAATTGGCCGAACCAGCCATTCCTCCGGTGAGACGACCACGCAAACCTCCTCCCAGAATAAACAAAAACAACAGGGGCTGAATCAGGGAGCCAACCAGGCGGACCTTGTCCCTCCAGAGACGGATGACGTCCCGAAGCCACAGGGTATAAATTCCCCGAAGATCGCGGATAAGCGGATGAGGAATGCGAATGGAAGTCACTTCATTTTCAAGAATGTCCCCGTTCACAATTTCCCCCGATACACACGATGAAAGGGGGAAGCCGTTTCCTGATTTAAGGCCATGTTCTTTCCTGTCATCTGGATGAAAACATCGTCCAGGTCCGGTTGCCGGATCGTCATTGAATGGATAGTGCCCGGAAGTTTCCGGATAATGCCGATTGCTCCCTCTTCTCCGATGGGCAATGGGAAGGAGATTTCACCTTCCGAATCTACGTGACAATCGACTATACCAAAAAACTTTTCCAGATAACTCCGAATAGGTTCAAGATTGTCCTGATCCGTTTGCAGAACGATCACCTCCGGTCCCACCATTTTTTTCAGTTTTTCCGGCGTATCGACGGCAACCAATCGGCCTTCGTCCATGACTCCGACCCTGTCGGCCGAATCCGCTTCTTCAAGATAATGTGTTGTCAGAAAAACCGTCATCCCCCATTGCTTTCGGGAGAGATGAATATACTCCCAGATCGTTCTCCTTGTTTTTGGGTCCAGACCGATCGTCGGTTCATCAAGGATGAGAAGTTTTGGATGATGCATCAATCCGCGCGCAATCTCAAGACGACGACGCATCCCCCCCGAAAATGTCCGGACGAGATCCTGACGGCGGTCCCAGAGATCGACCATTTTTAAGAGCGCCTCTGACTGGACCAGCCTCTGCGATCTGGACAATCCGTAGAGCCTCCCGTGAAACTCCATATTTTCGAATGCCGACAAACGGTCATCAAGACTCGGATCCTGAAAAATAATTCCGATTTTCTGGCGTACAAGATGCGGAGAATCGACTACGTTGAGTCCATCGACAGTCACTTGTCCGGATGTTGGCTTGAGGATCGTCGACAGAATCGAAATCGTTGTCGTTTTC
This Leptospirillum ferriphilum DNA region includes the following protein-coding sequences:
- a CDS encoding MFS transporter, with the translated sequence MSKPPALLPETINRPALALLLLFSNVINYLDRQLFLSLFPLFRVRFGLSDLMLGFLASSFTLVYVLVAPFSGTLLQRVPAGKLLAGGIVTFSAGMALTGVAPDLAWLFLGRMLTGGGEAVLTTIGPVLLLKSPFSRIRGEGMGLGIFYAAIPAGSALGFALGGVFSHQSDFQHALLLPVFPGFLLSYLLYRAFQKTEIAGLSDPLPLSIWRGMLQKPVMLSFVVQAAVTFVLGGMAAWLSVYLTRVKFMTLQTANLVSGGALLAGGLTGILLGGKLLDRECRNHPDAWGFRTTLAGLMMAGAGVLLVLVTDSHRALFPELWISTFGLFLGMVPVNCLILKRNPPSLSAPLMGLCLLFTHVFGDLPSPSLIGWMSGHFSLNVALSFCLLVPISGASLAVYLYRRV
- a CDS encoding DUF2127 domain-containing protein, whose translation is MIFKHKSPLFLKYIILERIAKGTLAIVLGIGGLSLIHVNLSAILVHLSQNFNLDVDNAWTGKLLREAGLISPNMLKMISVGGILYGLVNYLVAWGLHRRFRWAEYMTIVEISALIPFEVYAIHEHFSWFRLGAFCLNVIIVIYLIRNRSLFHSMKEESGVVETSCPPS
- a CDS encoding c-type cytochrome; amino-acid sequence: MTNQFKPMNNVVAILVTIAFAIVFFILFMLIPEPENKKASSPAGQTSGNARAFPSGLTGEVLFDRACSQCHTPPPLTHRSPEDWRILVLKMNRNMQQTGKNYLTPEEIQPVVDYILSHQKPA
- a CDS encoding class I SAM-dependent methyltransferase — translated: MTFRDYMARALSDPTGGYYTRNARIGFSRGDFYTAPELSPAFALLLSRQIVEIDAVLGHPEQFYLMETGPGNGTLMRDLLVSLRLSAPQLARRVRPILYEISPVLVKKQKEKLSSIPLDHPPEWIRPGELSGRDPIDGVILGNEFLDALPVHRLRRKGDSFSEIYIEKDGSGKDIEVEGELSTPSLTEGVHSTAWDYPEGFEWEVQADLCTVVEDLYRFLGNGFMLWIDYGDTARERFSPKREKGSLMGYRKHALVEDVTQADPGSIDMTVHVDFPLLARKATMLGMRLEGFSDQMHYLMNLGIEEWLGDEQFSPEEKAAMVTLIHPLRMGEAFKVMLLSKGIDHRGGWKGFSREPLPL
- a CDS encoding glycerate kinase type-2 family protein is translated as MTAPPDLQTFRSDLIPRLHTLLEELQPFALFESSDNPLPPPPSEQPEFLLAVGKASKGMAEALAEKRSIPPDRVLVILPSGYSCPERYGWKTGNHPDPGEDSLIAAKAALDFVENIPPGGVLLFALSGGTSSLLCKPAHGISLTQKKNLISLLMRKGAPIHILNTVRIHLSLIKGGELLRNFRGQHVHTVLLSDVPCQSAGIVGSGPTVFFQRNGKKTLSILEKWLDPEDIPDCVRQHLDTLPALSPPPLSMEPLHVLGDSGVVLKKASEVLSFSGHRIHCLTHCLTGESRAQGEKIGSHIRNVAEREPGNHLFLASGECTVTLGKTHGHGGRTLELGIACGLSLKKYKTIVGALATDGMDGNSGYSGVLLESSLFRQKEKEKKALLCLETHNTASLVHEEEIGLSFGPSGTNLNDLLFVYLFPSMEDLRT
- the sppA gene encoding signal peptide peptidase SppA, whose product is MKKRMGWMPASVLAVLMTISLTSCISVNLFPTEKGLQETVLSGMGARDKLLLVPINGFIGDQTSRGLPFLGGRDDTVTRIRATLRKAAEDPRVRGIVLLIDSAGGSVTASDRVYHLVREFKQKSGIPVMAMIGDMGASGAYYVSVAADEVWTHPTSVVGSIGVVIFNVGVTGLMKKIGVEDRTLSSGAEKEMGSPLKPMTDKDRSLFQGLISDLYTQFFDIVSRNRQIAPDILKPLADGRIFTARQALKNHLVDRIGYRDDLIRHLKRLMHVKEFEVIRYREPFLAATGIFGSESPADSPMASAGRLAGMLTKSGPTMLYLWDPGFSGSIK
- a CDS encoding YajQ family cyclic di-GMP-binding protein translates to MASDSSFDVVSNVDMQEAKNAVDQANKEIQNRFDLKATGAQVEWEKEELVLNAPDTHKLSAVNEILDSKCIRRGISLKNLDRQKVEESLGGKVRQRIRFKQGLSTDAAKEIVKEIKASKLKVQAQIQGDSVRVTGKSKDDLQTVISILKSKDFKYDLQFINFRS
- a CDS encoding ABC transporter permease codes for the protein MNGDILENEVTSIRIPHPLIRDLRGIYTLWLRDVIRLWRDKVRLVGSLIQPLLFLFILGGGLRGRLTGGMAGSANYQQFIFPGILAMSILFTASFAGIAVVWDREVGFLKEVLVAPLSRTAVVLGKVLGGSTNSLLQALLLFALFPAFKIRLTIGQFLLALLIMLFIGLAQTAMGIALSARMSSSQGFMVLLNFIILPLYFLSGAMFPLNGLPKWLSVAVLADPLTYGVDLLRGILLGAHHFAFSIDALALGCFGTGMIYLAAKLFNMETPGM
- a CDS encoding ATP-binding cassette domain-containing protein codes for the protein MNKIDLSIGKGEFFALLGPNGAGKTTTISILSTILKPTSGQVTVDGLNVVDSPHLVRQKIGIIFQDPSLDDRLSAFENMEFHGRLYGLSRSQRLVQSEALLKMVDLWDRRQDLVRTFSGGMRRRLEIARGLMHHPKLLILDEPTIGLDPKTRRTIWEYIHLSRKQWGMTVFLTTHYLEEADSADRVGVMDEGRLVAVDTPEKLKKMVGPEVIVLQTDQDNLEPIRSYLEKFFGIVDCHVDSEGEISFPLPIGEEGAIGIIRKLPGTIHSMTIRQPDLDDVFIQMTGKNMALNQETASPFHRVYRGKL